The following are encoded together in the Flavihumibacter fluvii genome:
- a CDS encoding membrane dipeptidase, with amino-acid sequence MLKIPIADIHCHPNLKPYGHSFTIGLQPDPKSNVWYHQPLTQSRLRLKNALGISAYSQADFTAMCNGGVKLAIVSLYPFEKGFFNNLLGNGSFSAGSSNLVTGIGYHRVRFLQKNVNYFEDLEREYTFFCQSVQHRIINDQFHEWSFIGSASECQDILRTPNKMGVVYSIEGAHVFNSGLHGFGRKADETEIVENIRKVKAWKYPPLFITFAHNFYNELCGHSRSLETLGPIVDQSEGINSGFTKLGIRVLHELLDDSNGKPVLIDVKHMSLNSRETYYRILQEDYDKSRRIPIIVSHGGVTGTSYKGKPVIRGAGTKFYNHDINFYDEELVMIAASGGLFAIQLDTRRLASRSSLKEAAFAPAIHGVSPAAWLVWAQLRHIAEVADAAFLPAWDIPCIGSDFEGTINPPIGCLSAEDYNKLGGDLVKLAASYCSERKGKWNYPENEWYAPEEIIAKFAWRNASSFIEAYFNS; translated from the coding sequence ATGTTAAAAATTCCTATTGCTGACATTCATTGTCATCCTAATTTAAAGCCTTATGGCCATTCATTTACTATTGGATTACAGCCAGATCCTAAAAGTAATGTTTGGTACCACCAACCATTAACCCAGTCCAGGCTCAGGCTAAAAAATGCTTTAGGAATTTCTGCTTATTCGCAAGCCGATTTTACTGCGATGTGCAATGGGGGCGTAAAACTGGCGATTGTATCATTATATCCATTCGAGAAAGGCTTTTTTAATAACCTTCTTGGCAATGGAAGTTTTTCAGCGGGTAGTTCTAACCTTGTTACCGGTATTGGGTACCATCGCGTGAGGTTTTTACAGAAAAATGTCAACTATTTTGAAGACCTGGAAAGGGAGTATACATTTTTCTGCCAAAGTGTACAACACCGGATTATCAATGATCAGTTTCATGAATGGTCTTTTATAGGTTCAGCCAGTGAGTGCCAGGATATTTTAAGAACACCGAATAAAATGGGGGTAGTTTATTCCATTGAAGGTGCGCATGTTTTCAATTCAGGACTGCACGGATTTGGCCGTAAAGCAGACGAAACAGAAATTGTAGAAAATATCAGGAAAGTAAAAGCGTGGAAATATCCGCCGCTATTCATCACGTTTGCACATAATTTTTATAATGAGCTTTGTGGGCATTCCCGCAGCCTGGAAACCCTGGGCCCAATTGTTGACCAATCTGAAGGGATAAATTCAGGGTTTACCAAATTGGGGATTCGCGTATTGCATGAATTATTGGATGATAGTAATGGCAAGCCTGTACTCATAGATGTAAAACACATGAGCTTAAATAGCCGCGAGACATATTACCGGATTTTACAGGAAGATTATGATAAATCAAGGCGAATTCCAATAATTGTAAGTCATGGTGGGGTAACTGGAACCAGTTATAAAGGAAAGCCAGTTATCAGGGGGGCCGGTACAAAGTTTTATAACCATGATATCAATTTCTATGATGAGGAATTGGTGATGATAGCAGCATCAGGCGGATTATTTGCCATCCAATTGGATACAAGAAGGTTAGCCAGTAGGTCAAGCCTAAAAGAAGCCGCCTTTGCTCCAGCCATTCATGGGGTTAGTCCGGCTGCCTGGCTGGTATGGGCACAATTGAGGCATATTGCGGAAGTTGCAGATGCCGCATTCCTGCCTGCCTGGGATATCCCTTGTATTGGTAGTGATTTTGAGGGAACCATCAATCCGCCAATAGGTTGCCTGAGTGCAGAAGATTACAATAAATTAGGGGGCGACCTGGTGAAATTGGCGGCATCCTATTGTTCCGAGCGAAAAGGTAAATGGAATTATCCGGAAAATGAATGGTACGCACCTGAGGAGATAATAGCAAAATTTGCCTGGCGCAATGCATCTTCTTTTATTGAAGCTTATTTTAACAGTTGA
- a CDS encoding fatty acid desaturase family protein produces MNNKPYFLKDETDRKHYLAIAELVREKLGRNSDRNKQIIYWKAALLPLLYLTFYIVSIRHLSSPWIVLSCYSLMGIMGVFIFLNLIHEATHGLLFQKRKWNRMYLYVFDLIGLNSYIWIQRHNRLHHNYPNLMGWDGDIEQSGLFQIFPQDEPGSHTRWQHLYIFILYPLYLFSWIFIRDFKDFFQKGRAVRRLFTIPLMEFIKLFFFKAFFIGYMIVLPIILGMPLWLAFLAVFVETVAGSIFALMVLLTPHANTENKFPVLSGGNQLDISWLRYQLITTNDVQLNNWWTRNCMANFNYHVAHHLFPSVSYSQAPELTNIIRAYANEHGLPYRSFTLWGSLYRHYLLVKRNAIQAKEIFAEDL; encoded by the coding sequence ATGAACAATAAACCATATTTCCTCAAAGATGAAACTGACCGGAAACACTACCTGGCTATTGCAGAGCTAGTCAGGGAAAAGCTTGGCAGGAATTCAGATCGCAATAAGCAAATCATCTACTGGAAGGCGGCGTTATTGCCTTTACTATACCTGACATTTTATATTGTTTCTATCAGGCACCTCAGTTCTCCCTGGATTGTCCTCAGCTGTTATTCCCTGATGGGCATCATGGGTGTATTCATTTTTTTAAACCTTATCCATGAAGCAACGCATGGTTTGTTGTTTCAAAAAAGGAAGTGGAACCGGATGTACTTATATGTCTTTGACCTTATAGGCCTGAATAGTTATATATGGATCCAACGACATAATCGCCTTCACCATAATTACCCAAACCTTATGGGATGGGATGGGGATATAGAGCAATCCGGCCTTTTCCAGATTTTTCCACAGGATGAGCCTGGATCCCACACCCGCTGGCAGCACCTATACATTTTTATCCTTTACCCCCTTTATCTCTTTAGCTGGATTTTTATTCGTGATTTCAAGGATTTTTTTCAAAAGGGCAGGGCGGTCAGGCGACTATTTACCATTCCCCTGATGGAGTTTATAAAACTATTCTTTTTTAAGGCCTTTTTTATTGGATATATGATTGTATTGCCCATAATATTGGGAATGCCTTTGTGGCTTGCTTTTTTAGCAGTTTTCGTGGAAACGGTTGCCGGTAGTATTTTTGCGCTGATGGTATTATTGACCCCGCATGCAAACACCGAGAATAAATTTCCTGTACTTTCAGGCGGCAATCAACTCGATATCAGTTGGCTTCGATATCAACTTATTACAACCAATGATGTACAGCTGAACAACTGGTGGACCAGGAATTGTATGGCAAATTTCAATTACCATGTTGCACATCACTTATTTCCATCTGTCAGCTATTCCCAGGCCCCGGAATTAACGAATATCATACGTGCATATGCCAACGAACATGGCTTGCCTTACCGGTCCTTTACGCTGTGGGGTTCATTATATCGTCACTATTTATTAGTGAAGAGAAATGCAATTCAGGCAAAAGAAATATTTGCTGAAGACCTGTAG
- the rpsA gene encoding 30S ribosomal protein S1, protein MFQNLFVKQLNADDQESAAAPAEATTATTTAPEQAPAVEPVVATAHDDFDWSIDKRNVSAYNAEEKAKYDKVYDQTFVQITDGELIKGAVVGLTKTDVVLNIGFKSDGLISLNEFRDLVGMKIGDEVEVMVVEKEDRQGHLHLSRKQARITRAWERIVEVHKTGEIVTGTVTSKTKGGLIVDVFGMETFLPGSQIDVKPVTDYDQFVGKTMEFKVVKVNEAIKNAVVSHKALIESDIEAQRAEIMGKLEKGQVLEGTIKNITDFGAFMDLGGLDGLLYITDISWGRINHPSEVLKLDQKLNVVVLDFDDDKKRISLGLKQLTPHPWDVLPEGVSEGHVVKGKVVNIEDYGAFLEIMPGVEGLVHVSEITWANTPINAKEFFKLGDEYEAKIVTLDKDARKMSLSIKQMTPDPWNEIENKYPVDSRHSGLVKNITPYGVFVELEPGIGGMIHISDLSWLKRFNHPSEYTKVGERIEIMILGIDKDNRKLQLGHKQLEEDPWNTLEETFAIGTVHDGTVIRKDDKGAIVQLPYGLEGFAPNRHLNKEDGGQVSAEETIPFMVIEFDRNEKRIVVSHTRTWEIAKQEEREAVKKVAKAEADQTKKAVKNIQGKVEKATLGDLGVLAELKKKLEGGEGESAQ, encoded by the coding sequence ATGTTTCAAAATCTTTTTGTAAAACAACTAAACGCTGATGATCAGGAGTCTGCTGCTGCACCCGCAGAAGCAACTACAGCGACAACCACTGCACCTGAGCAGGCCCCTGCAGTTGAACCTGTAGTAGCCACTGCGCACGATGACTTCGACTGGAGCATCGACAAGCGGAACGTATCTGCATACAATGCTGAAGAAAAAGCAAAGTATGATAAAGTGTACGACCAGACTTTTGTGCAAATCACCGATGGCGAACTGATTAAGGGAGCTGTTGTGGGATTGACCAAAACGGACGTTGTACTGAACATTGGGTTTAAAAGCGATGGTCTGATTTCCCTGAACGAATTCCGCGACCTGGTTGGGATGAAAATCGGCGATGAGGTTGAGGTAATGGTAGTAGAGAAAGAAGACAGGCAAGGCCATTTACACCTTAGCCGTAAGCAAGCCCGTATTACCCGTGCCTGGGAAAGAATTGTTGAAGTTCACAAGACTGGTGAAATTGTTACCGGAACTGTTACCAGCAAAACAAAAGGCGGCTTGATCGTAGACGTATTTGGTATGGAAACCTTCCTGCCTGGTTCTCAGATTGACGTGAAGCCCGTTACCGATTACGATCAGTTTGTTGGTAAGACGATGGAATTCAAAGTGGTGAAAGTAAATGAAGCCATCAAGAACGCTGTTGTTTCCCACAAAGCGCTGATTGAAAGCGATATCGAAGCACAACGTGCCGAGATCATGGGTAAGCTGGAAAAAGGTCAGGTTCTTGAAGGAACCATCAAGAATATCACCGATTTCGGTGCGTTCATGGACCTGGGTGGACTGGATGGCTTGCTGTATATCACCGATATCAGCTGGGGCCGTATTAACCATCCTTCAGAAGTACTGAAACTGGATCAGAAACTGAATGTGGTTGTCCTGGATTTCGATGACGACAAAAAACGTATCAGCCTTGGCCTGAAACAACTGACCCCGCATCCTTGGGACGTGCTGCCTGAAGGTGTTAGCGAAGGCCATGTAGTTAAAGGTAAAGTGGTTAATATTGAAGATTATGGTGCATTCCTTGAGATTATGCCTGGTGTTGAAGGTTTGGTTCACGTAAGTGAAATTACCTGGGCTAATACGCCGATCAATGCGAAAGAATTCTTTAAACTGGGTGATGAGTACGAAGCTAAGATCGTGACCCTTGATAAAGATGCCCGTAAGATGAGCTTATCTATCAAGCAAATGACGCCTGATCCCTGGAACGAGATCGAGAACAAATACCCTGTTGACAGCCGTCACAGTGGCCTGGTGAAAAACATCACTCCTTATGGCGTGTTTGTAGAACTGGAGCCAGGTATAGGTGGTATGATCCATATCAGTGACCTGAGCTGGCTGAAGCGTTTCAACCATCCTTCTGAGTATACAAAAGTAGGAGAGCGAATCGAAATTATGATCCTCGGTATTGATAAGGATAACCGCAAACTGCAGCTTGGACACAAACAACTCGAAGAAGATCCCTGGAATACACTGGAGGAAACCTTCGCTATCGGAACAGTGCATGATGGAACCGTTATCCGCAAGGATGACAAAGGCGCCATTGTCCAGCTGCCTTATGGCCTGGAAGGATTCGCTCCTAACCGTCACCTGAATAAGGAAGATGGTGGTCAGGTTAGCGCAGAAGAAACAATACCATTCATGGTGATCGAATTCGATCGTAATGAAAAGAGAATTGTTGTTAGCCATACCCGTACCTGGGAAATTGCTAAGCAGGAAGAAAGGGAAGCAGTGAAGAAAGTAGCTAAAGCAGAGGCTGACCAAACCAAAAAAGCCGTGAAGAATATTCAGGGCAAAGTGGAAAAAGCAACTCTTGGTGACCTGGGAGTACTGGCTGAACTGAAGAAAAAACTGGAAGGTGGCGAAGGCGAAAGCGCCCAGTAA
- a CDS encoding NAD(P)/FAD-dependent oxidoreductase: MHNKILVVVGGGAAGFFCAVNAAKQTPGLKVIILEKSNKLLAKVRISGGGRCNVTHACFEIPVLIKKYPRGERFLKKAFHHFSPKNTIEWFDERGVALKQEADGRMFPVTDDSATIVDCLGREANRYGVQVMMHQEVKKITTANNQLVVHTNTQDIPADYVCIACGGYPKSSMYNWLASLGHSFAEPVPSLFTFNVTANPITALMGVAVPDAQVKIVGSKLSERGPVLITHWGFSGPAILRLSAWGARALSLEQWNFDILINWLPNYNDNSLRTYFQEYRFEKAAQKMINRNPFNLPQRLWEFLLKESAIHPDIRWSDLTAKSQNLLIRQLCAAPFSIKGKTTFKEEFVTAGGINLAEVDPDTMMSRKIPHLFFAGEILDVDGITGGFNFQHAWTSGYLAAMEISRLAGISS; the protein is encoded by the coding sequence ATGCATAACAAAATATTGGTGGTTGTGGGTGGTGGAGCTGCGGGTTTTTTCTGCGCAGTGAATGCTGCGAAGCAAACACCAGGACTTAAAGTGATTATACTTGAAAAAAGTAATAAGTTGTTGGCAAAAGTCAGGATTAGCGGTGGTGGCAGATGCAATGTAACGCACGCATGCTTTGAGATTCCGGTGTTAATTAAAAAGTATCCACGTGGCGAAAGGTTTTTAAAAAAGGCATTCCATCATTTCTCCCCTAAAAATACTATTGAGTGGTTTGATGAAAGGGGAGTGGCACTTAAGCAGGAAGCTGATGGCCGGATGTTTCCGGTTACTGATGATTCTGCAACAATTGTTGATTGTTTGGGACGTGAAGCCAATCGTTATGGTGTGCAGGTTATGATGCACCAGGAAGTGAAAAAAATTACCACAGCTAACAATCAATTGGTTGTGCATACAAACACACAAGATATACCTGCAGATTATGTTTGTATAGCTTGCGGAGGTTATCCAAAATCTTCCATGTATAATTGGCTGGCCAGTCTGGGACATAGTTTTGCTGAACCTGTTCCATCCCTTTTCACTTTTAATGTCACTGCAAATCCCATTACTGCTTTGATGGGGGTCGCGGTTCCGGATGCACAGGTAAAGATTGTTGGATCGAAATTAAGCGAAAGAGGCCCGGTCCTAATTACACACTGGGGATTTAGCGGTCCGGCAATTCTTCGGTTAAGCGCCTGGGGAGCCAGGGCGCTTTCATTAGAGCAATGGAACTTTGATATATTGATCAATTGGTTACCAAATTATAATGACAACAGCCTACGGACATATTTCCAGGAATACCGTTTCGAAAAAGCAGCACAAAAGATGATCAACCGTAATCCTTTTAACCTGCCGCAGCGTTTATGGGAATTTTTACTGAAGGAATCAGCTATTCATCCGGATATAAGGTGGAGTGATTTAACGGCTAAATCCCAAAACCTGTTGATCCGACAATTGTGTGCAGCCCCATTTTCAATAAAGGGAAAAACAACTTTTAAGGAGGAATTTGTAACAGCCGGTGGTATTAACCTGGCAGAAGTTGACCCAGATACAATGATGAGCAGAAAGATCCCACACCTTTTTTTTGCAGGTGAAATACTGGATGTAGACGGGATTACTGGCGGATTCAATTTCCAGCATGCCTGGACAAGTGGTTATTTGGCGGCTATGGAAATTTCAAGGCTTGCCGGCATTTCTTCCTGA
- the map gene encoding type I methionyl aminopeptidase, whose translation MIYYKTTAEVELMRESALLVSATLAEVARHLKPGMTTLEVDALAEKFILDHQATPSFKNYKGFPFTCCISVNDAVVHGFPNSTPLKDGDVVSVDVGVFKNGFHGDSAYTFAIGKVSDEVKQLMRVTKESLYLGIEKAVAGNRVGDISFAVQDYAERKYKYGVVRELVGHGLGKKLHEDPQVPNYGKRGSGAKLHDGLVIAIEPMINMGVKEVWYEDDGWTVKTKDGKPSAHYEHTVCIRRGKADVLSSFDDIEAAEKANPALDATYY comes from the coding sequence ATGATTTATTATAAGACAACAGCAGAAGTGGAATTAATGCGCGAAAGCGCTTTATTGGTTAGTGCAACGCTGGCAGAAGTGGCACGCCACCTTAAGCCTGGAATGACGACCCTTGAAGTAGATGCATTGGCGGAAAAATTCATACTCGACCACCAGGCTACACCTTCCTTCAAGAACTATAAAGGTTTTCCATTTACTTGCTGTATCAGTGTAAATGACGCTGTTGTGCACGGCTTTCCCAATAGTACACCACTGAAAGACGGTGATGTTGTTTCGGTTGATGTTGGCGTATTCAAAAATGGATTTCATGGGGATAGCGCCTATACATTTGCCATAGGCAAAGTGAGCGATGAAGTAAAGCAGTTAATGCGCGTGACCAAGGAATCTTTATACCTCGGAATAGAAAAAGCCGTAGCTGGAAACAGGGTGGGTGATATCTCATTCGCAGTGCAGGACTATGCAGAAAGGAAATACAAATATGGTGTTGTGCGTGAATTGGTAGGCCATGGCCTGGGTAAAAAATTGCATGAAGATCCGCAAGTGCCTAACTATGGCAAAAGGGGAAGTGGTGCAAAATTGCATGACGGACTGGTAATTGCCATTGAGCCAATGATCAATATGGGCGTGAAAGAAGTCTGGTATGAAGATGATGGCTGGACAGTTAAAACAAAAGATGGCAAACCTTCTGCGCACTACGAACATACAGTTTGTATCCGAAGGGGTAAGGCCGATGTATTGTCCTCTTTTGATGATATTGAAGCTGCGGAAAAAGCAAACCCGGCTCTTGATGCAACCTATTATTGA
- the secY gene encoding preprotein translocase subunit SecY: MKKLIQTLKNIWSIEELRGKIITTLLLILIYRIGAHIVLPGIDPTKIDLASAKSGALGLIDAFAGGAFSQASIFALGIMPYISASIFMQLMTILVPQMQKVQKEGESGRKKINQWTRYLTVAVTAVQAGAYVAYLRQVNNSALLESYAPYFWVSTTIVLTAGTLFVMWLGEKITDKGLGNGTSLIIMVGILARLPQASIQEWAAKSNRGGGGLLIFIIEIAVLVAIIMGLIVLVQGVRKIPVQYAKQIIGNKQFGGARQFLPLKVNGAGVMPIIFAQAIMFLPTLFSYTSFESGKGIARIFSDPRDEWHMVIYAVIVVAFTFLYTALIFNPKQIAEDLKRNNGFIPGVKPGQPTADYIGAVMDRITLPGALLLAVVGILPGFAQRLGITQAFASFFGGTSLLIMVGVILDTLQQIETQLLMRQYDGLMKSGRIQGRQAVSSSPI; the protein is encoded by the coding sequence GTGAAGAAATTAATTCAGACGCTGAAGAATATATGGAGCATTGAAGAGTTAAGAGGTAAAATCATAACTACTCTGCTGCTTATTCTTATTTATCGTATCGGTGCGCACATTGTGTTACCCGGTATCGATCCAACCAAAATTGACCTTGCCAGTGCTAAATCAGGTGCACTAGGACTGATTGACGCCTTTGCCGGCGGTGCCTTTTCCCAGGCTTCTATTTTTGCGCTTGGTATCATGCCTTATATCTCTGCTTCCATTTTCATGCAACTGATGACCATCCTGGTTCCACAAATGCAGAAAGTTCAGAAAGAAGGTGAAAGCGGGCGTAAAAAAATTAACCAGTGGACCCGTTACCTCACTGTAGCGGTTACTGCTGTGCAGGCCGGAGCTTATGTAGCTTACCTGCGCCAGGTGAACAATTCAGCGCTGCTTGAATCCTATGCCCCTTATTTCTGGGTTTCTACTACCATTGTACTGACAGCGGGAACCTTGTTCGTTATGTGGTTAGGTGAGAAGATCACCGATAAGGGACTTGGAAACGGAACATCATTGATCATCATGGTGGGTATCCTTGCCCGTCTGCCACAGGCTTCCATCCAGGAATGGGCGGCTAAAAGTAACCGTGGCGGTGGGGGATTACTCATCTTCATCATTGAAATCGCGGTTTTAGTAGCTATAATCATGGGCCTAATCGTATTGGTTCAGGGGGTTCGTAAGATCCCGGTGCAATACGCCAAGCAGATTATTGGTAACAAGCAGTTTGGTGGTGCCCGCCAGTTCCTTCCCCTGAAAGTGAATGGAGCCGGTGTAATGCCAATCATCTTTGCCCAGGCGATCATGTTCCTTCCGACCCTGTTCTCTTATACCAGTTTTGAATCGGGTAAAGGAATTGCCAGGATATTTTCAGATCCGCGGGATGAATGGCATATGGTGATTTATGCTGTAATTGTTGTGGCATTTACTTTCCTGTATACAGCACTGATCTTTAATCCAAAGCAAATCGCCGAAGACCTGAAGAGAAATAATGGTTTCATTCCAGGAGTTAAACCTGGCCAGCCTACAGCTGATTATATCGGTGCTGTTATGGACAGAATTACTTTGCCCGGTGCGTTATTGTTGGCTGTTGTGGGTATTCTTCCCGGATTTGCCCAAAGATTGGGCATTACCCAGGCTTTTGCTTCCTTCTTTGGTGGGACATCCCTGCTGATTATGGTAGGCGTTATTCTGGACACCCTGCAGCAAATTGAAACCCAGTTACTGATGCGTCAGTATGATGGTTTAATGAAAAGCGGTAGGATCCAGGGCCGGCAAGCTGTAAGTTCATCGCCGATTTAA
- the rplO gene encoding 50S ribosomal protein L15: MKLHNLKPSEGATHKQKRLGRGEASGKGGTATKGNKGGQSRAGYSSKRAHEGGQMPIQRRVPKRGFNNINRVEYSVFNLGQIDHLAEKYTITEFSLETLYINGLIGQTDNVKILGNGELKTKLTFKVNAVSAKAKAAIEAAGGTVEIVK, encoded by the coding sequence ATGAAACTGCACAATCTTAAGCCTTCAGAAGGCGCAACACACAAACAAAAACGTCTTGGCCGTGGTGAAGCATCCGGTAAGGGTGGTACAGCTACGAAAGGTAATAAAGGTGGACAAAGCCGTGCCGGTTATTCAAGCAAAAGGGCACACGAAGGTGGACAGATGCCTATCCAGCGTCGGGTTCCTAAACGTGGATTCAATAATATCAACAGGGTGGAATACAGTGTATTTAACCTGGGCCAGATCGATCATCTTGCTGAAAAATATACAATCACAGAATTTAGCCTGGAAACACTCTATATCAATGGATTGATTGGCCAGACAGATAACGTGAAAATTCTGGGTAACGGAGAACTCAAAACAAAATTGACTTTCAAGGTGAATGCGGTGAGCGCGAAGGCTAAAGCAGCCATCGAAGCAGCCGGGGGAACTGTTGAAATAGTAAAGTAA
- the rpmD gene encoding 50S ribosomal protein L30, which produces MKKIKITQVKSGIDRSERQKQTLIALGLKKMNASKEVEATPQILGMVRKVEHLLKVEDI; this is translated from the coding sequence ATGAAAAAGATCAAGATCACACAGGTTAAAAGCGGCATCGACCGTTCAGAGCGCCAGAAGCAAACGCTGATTGCGCTTGGACTGAAAAAGATGAATGCTTCTAAAGAAGTTGAAGCTACGCCGCAGATCCTCGGCATGGTTCGTAAAGTAGAACACCTTTTGAAGGTGGAAGATATTTAA
- the rpsE gene encoding 30S ribosomal protein S5: protein MSKLILNKVKAGDLELKEKVVAINRVVKTTKGGRAFSFSALVVVGNEAGVVGHGLGKAKEVQEAITKGIEDAKKNLIKVPVMHGTIPHDQLAKEGAAKVLIKPAAHGTGVIAGGSMRAVLESAGITDVLAKSLGSANPHNVVKATFKALATLREPIQVAKTRTIGLKKVFNG, encoded by the coding sequence ATGTCAAAGTTAATTTTAAACAAGGTTAAAGCAGGCGATCTGGAATTGAAGGAGAAGGTGGTTGCCATCAACCGTGTGGTGAAAACGACCAAAGGTGGTCGGGCTTTCAGCTTCTCTGCCCTGGTTGTTGTTGGTAATGAAGCCGGAGTTGTTGGACATGGACTGGGTAAAGCTAAAGAAGTGCAGGAAGCTATTACCAAAGGGATTGAAGATGCGAAGAAAAATCTCATTAAGGTTCCGGTAATGCATGGCACTATTCCGCATGATCAGCTTGCCAAGGAAGGCGCTGCTAAAGTGCTGATCAAACCAGCTGCGCACGGTACCGGTGTAATAGCCGGTGGTAGTATGCGCGCCGTTTTGGAAAGTGCAGGTATCACCGACGTACTGGCTAAAAGCCTGGGTTCTGCTAATCCGCATAACGTGGTGAAAGCTACCTTCAAAGCCCTTGCCACCCTTCGTGAGCCAATACAGGTTGCAAAGACCCGTACTATTGGCCTGAAGAAAGTATTTAATGGTTAA
- the rplR gene encoding 50S ribosomal protein L18, whose protein sequence is METKAIRRQKIKYRIRKKVSGSAAKPRLSVFRSNADTYVQLIDDENGVTLAAASTRDKDIQAQKVTKTEKGKLVGVVIARKASELGLKEVVFDRGGNLYHGRVKAVADGAREGGLQF, encoded by the coding sequence ATGGAAACTAAAGCTATCAGAAGACAGAAGATCAAGTATCGTATCCGGAAGAAAGTTTCTGGTTCAGCAGCGAAACCCCGTCTGTCTGTTTTCCGCAGCAATGCTGATACTTATGTTCAACTGATTGATGATGAGAATGGCGTTACTTTGGCCGCAGCATCAACCCGTGACAAGGATATCCAGGCGCAAAAAGTAACCAAAACAGAAAAAGGCAAACTGGTGGGTGTGGTAATTGCCCGCAAGGCCAGTGAGCTGGGTCTGAAAGAGGTAGTATTTGATCGTGGCGGAAACCTGTATCATGGCCGTGTGAAAGCGGTTGCTGATGGAGCACGTGAAGGCGGACTTCAATTTTAA
- the rplF gene encoding 50S ribosomal protein L6: MSRIGKKPVVIPAGVTVTVGKDNVVTVKGPKGELKESIDRDITIEVKDGEVLIGRPTDQIRHRAMHGLYRALIANQVKGVTEGFKAQLELVGVGFKAANTGNTLDLALGYSHNIIFEIPSELKVATLTEKGQNPKIILECNDKQLLGQVAAKIRGLRKPEPYKGKGVRFVGEVVRKKAGKSAGK, encoded by the coding sequence ATGTCACGTATAGGAAAAAAACCAGTAGTTATCCCGGCAGGCGTTACAGTTACTGTTGGAAAAGATAACGTGGTTACTGTTAAAGGGCCTAAAGGCGAATTGAAAGAATCAATTGACCGCGATATTACTATTGAGGTAAAAGATGGTGAGGTCCTGATTGGTCGCCCGACTGACCAGATTCGCCACCGCGCTATGCACGGTTTGTACCGCGCCCTGATTGCTAACCAGGTAAAGGGCGTTACTGAAGGGTTCAAAGCACAACTTGAACTGGTAGGGGTAGGTTTTAAAGCCGCCAATACAGGTAATACCCTGGACCTTGCTTTGGGTTATTCACACAACATCATTTTTGAAATTCCCAGTGAACTGAAAGTGGCTACCCTGACTGAAAAAGGGCAAAACCCAAAGATCATCCTGGAATGTAATGATAAACAACTGCTTGGACAGGTAGCGGCAAAGATTCGTGGTTTACGTAAACCTGAACCATATAAAGGAAAAGGTGTTCGCTTCGTAGGTGAAGTGGTACGTAAGAAAGCAGGTAAGTCAGCAGGTAAATAA
- the rpsH gene encoding 30S ribosomal protein S8 has translation MVTDPIADFLTRVRNAQMAGHRIVEIPASNLKKRITEILYEKGYILKYKFEDDNKQGVIKIALKYDPATKQPAIHSLERVSRPGLRQYSKPLEFKRVKNGLGVAIISTSKGVMTDKEAKAQNVGGEVLCYIY, from the coding sequence ATGGTTACTGATCCTATAGCAGATTTTCTGACCCGCGTTCGTAATGCACAAATGGCTGGTCACCGTATTGTTGAAATCCCTGCTTCCAACCTGAAAAAGCGTATCACTGAAATTCTGTACGAGAAAGGCTATATCCTGAAGTACAAGTTTGAGGATGATAACAAACAAGGCGTTATAAAGATCGCCCTGAAATACGATCCTGCTACCAAGCAACCTGCTATCCATAGCCTGGAAAGAGTTAGCCGTCCCGGTTTGCGCCAGTATTCAAAGCCACTGGAATTCAAACGCGTGAAGAATGGCCTAGGAGTTGCGATCATTTCTACCTCAAAAGGGGTAATGACAGACAAAGAAGCAAAAGCACAGAATGTAGGCGGAGAGGTGCTTTGCTATATTTACTAA